In Populus trichocarpa isolate Nisqually-1 chromosome 16, P.trichocarpa_v4.1, whole genome shotgun sequence, a genomic segment contains:
- the LOC7466062 gene encoding tyrosine decarboxylase 1 encodes MGSLSTNTTFSPLDPNGFTNDSKMVIDFIADYYKNIENNPVQSQVKPGYLLTQLPDTAPYCQESLEDVLKDVTDSIIPGLTHWQSPNFFAYFQANASTAGFVGEMLCTGLNVVGFNWIASPAATELESIVMDWMGKMLKLPSTFLFSGNGGGVLHGSTCEAIVCTLVAARDETLRMIGAENITKLVVYASDQTHSTLLKGVKLVGIPSSNFRCLSTSFSSEFSLSPQALEVAIENDIKAGFVPLFLCATVGTTACGAVDPVMDLGKIARKYNLWFHIDAAYAGSACICPEFRHYLDGVELADSLSMNPHKWLLTNMDCCCLWVKQPRLLIESLSSDAEYLRNNASESNDVVDYKDWQIALSRRFRALKLWIVIRRHGLENLMYHIRSDVSLAKRFESLVAKDSRFEVVVRRRFSLVCFRLKHNDECQGLELNRKLLAAVNESGRAFMTHAVVGGLFIIRCAIGSTLTEERHVDDLWKLIQETAADLVKETGAIG; translated from the coding sequence ATGGGTTCTCTATCCACAAACACTACTTTCTCCCCTTTAGACCCAAATGGTTTCACCAATGATTCCAAAATGGTGATCGATTTCATTGCTGATTATTACAAGAATATTGAAAACAACCCGGTTCAAAGCCAAGTGAAACCAGGGTACTTATTGACCCAATTGCCAGACACTGCCCCATATTGCCAGGAATCCTTAGAAGATGTTCTCAAAGATGTAACTGATAGCATTATCCCAGGCCTCACTCATTGGCAAAGCCCTAACTTCTTTGCTTACTTCCAAGCAAATGCAAGCACCGCAGGGTTTGTTGGTGAGATGCTCTGCACAGGCCTTAATGTTGTTGGCTTCAACTGGATTGCATCTCCTGCTGCTACCGAACTGGAATCCATTGTAATGGATTGGATGGGAAAGATGCTCAAGCTCCCATCTACTTTTTTGTTCTCAGGAAACGGAGGTGGTGTCTTGCACGGTAGCACTTGTGAGGCTATAGTTTGCACCCTAGTTGCAGCAAGAGACGAGACCTTGAGAATGATTGGAGCTGAAAACATTACGAAGCTGGTAGTTTATGCCTCTGATCAAACTCATTCAACTCTACTTAAGGGCGTCAAATTAGTTGGGATTCCATCCTCTAATTTTCGATGCCTCTCTACCTCATTTTCATCGGAATTTTCGTTATCACCTCAAGCATTGGAAGTTGCAATTGAAAATGATATCAAAGCTGGATTTGTGCCCTTATTTTTATGCGCTACTGTAGGCACTACAGCATGTGGAGCTGTTGATCCTGTTATGGATCTGGGGAAAATTGCCAGGAAATATAATCTATGGTTCCACATTGATGCAGCTTACGCAGGTAGTGCATGCATATGCCCTGAATTCAGGCATTACCTGGATGGAGTAGAACTTGCAGACTCGTTGAGCATGAATCCACATAAATGGTTACTCACTAACATGGATTGTTGCTGCTTGTGGGTTAAGCAGCCTCGTTTATTAATCGAGTCACTGTCCAGTGATGCAGAATACTTGAGGAACAATGCCAGTGAATCAAATGACGTAGTGGACTACAAAGATTGGCAAATTGCATTGAGTAGGCGATTCAGAGCTCTGAAGCTTTGGATTGTGATTCGTAGGCATGGATTAGAAAACCTTATGTACCATATTCGTAGCGATGTGAGCTTGGCTAAGCGGTTTGAGTCACTGGTGGCTAAAGACAGTAGGTTTGAGGTGGTGGTGCGAAGGAGGTTTTCTTTGGTTTGTTTTAGGCTCAAGCACAACGATGAATGCCAAGGCTTGGAATTGAACCGTAAGCTTCTAGCTGCAGTGAATGAAAGTGGTCGTGCATTCATGACTCACGCGGTGGTTGGTGGCTTGTTTATCATACGCTGTGCGATCGGATCAACCTTGACTGAAGAACGACATGTAGATGATTTGTGGAAGTTGATTCAAGAAACGGCAGCAGATCTTGTCAAAGAAACAGGTGCTATTGGATAA
- the LOC127904453 gene encoding uncharacterized protein LOC127904453 gives MIFPPFFDSMEHLPIHLPFEAKAGGPVQYRWMYPFERYLFNLKKKVKNKAHVEASICEAYIVEEISTFISYYFEPHLRTRINRVPRHDDGGEVPSSGNLSIFSNTGRPTPKNAVRGRYLSEIEFKQAHNYVLFNCDELRPFIQQHRQYLLSNNSQLTESQIFQLQDEQFATWFRTHVSTITNSF, from the exons atgatattccctccattttttgactcaatggagcatctccctatacatctaccgttcgaggcaaaagctggaggaccggtccaatatagatggatgtacccattcgaacg gtacttgtttaatctcaagaaaaaggttaagaacaaggcgcatgttgaggcttcgatatgtgaggcctatattgttgaggagatctcaacatttatctcgtactatttcgaacctcatctgagaacgagaatcaatcgcgttccacggcatgatgatggcggtgaagtgccttccagtgggaacttgtcaatattctccaatactggacgacccacacctaaaaatgccgtaagaggaagatatttgtcggaaatagagttcaaacaagcacacaactatgttctatttaactgtgatgagctgagaccttttattca gcaacatcgtcaatatttgctatccaataactcacagctgaccgaatcccagatctttcaattacaagatgagcagtttgccacgtggttcagaacacatgtaagcactatcacaaactcattctaa